One region of Eupeodes corollae chromosome 1, idEupCoro1.1, whole genome shotgun sequence genomic DNA includes:
- the LOC129940013 gene encoding putative nuclease HARBI1 — translation MFFFDSETESEGEEVSYAKIKRRYLRDNSNPFELSENDFVQQFRVNKECFKMILSSLDLPQDRRRTSVPPVLQLCATLNLLASGSYQTNVGTNVLLSMAQTTVSKFFRRTLSLLENKFCPQWIKFDCSKFRDSKEYYYRKFKLPGIVGCVDGTHIPILRPKENEHIYFNRKGFHSLNAMVICNHLNEIIAINSSHGGAAHDSAVWNCSNEVEFLKQQFHAGEVSIRLLGDSGYPLQPWLLTPYRNATEGSAEIRFNNIHSAARSQIERTIGILKGRWRCLSNERKLRFDPETVTQIINVCCALHNACIHFRLPFIPNAISITSNTNNTQADVISNSNLNDNLSRIAQNIRNNIKNSL, via the exons atgtttttctttgattcggAGACTGAAAGTGAAGGCGAAGAAGTGTCCTAtgccaaaataaaaagaagatatttgagagaTAACAGCAACCCATTCGAATTGAGTGAAAAtga ctttgtaCAGCAGTTTAGAGTCAACAAggaatgttttaaaatgataCTCAGCTCGTTAGATCTTCCACAAGACAGAAGAAGAACATCAGTTCCACCAGTTCTACAGCTGTGTGCAACATTAAATCTCCTAGCTAGTGGGAGTTACCAAACCAATGTTGGAACAAATGTGTTGCTAAGTATGGCACAGACAACAGTTTCCAAGTTCTTTCGCCGAACGTTGAGTCTcctggaaaataagttttgtccgcaatggattaaatttgattgCTCTAAATTTAGAGACAGCAAGGAGTACTACTATAGGAAATTTAAACTACCGGGAATAGTGGGCTGCGTTGATGGTACTCATATTCCTATTTTAAGACCAAAAGAAAACGAGCACATCTATTTCAACCGTAAAGGGTTCCATAGTTTGAATGCAATGGTG ATTTGCAATCATCTAAACGAAATAATAGCAATCAACAGTTCACATGGCGGTGCTGCACATGACTCGGCTGTTTGGAATTGCAGCAATGAGGTAGAGTTTCTAAAACAACAATTTCATGCAGGTGAAGTAAGCATTCGACTTCTGG GTGATAGCGGATACCCTTTACAGCCGTGGCTATTAACACCATACCGAAATGCAACAGAGGGAAGTGCAGAAATACGGTTCAACAATATCCATTCCGCAGCTAGGAGCCAAATCGAAAGAACTATAGGAATTTTAAAAGGACGTTGGAGGTGCCTATCAAATGAACGAAAACTTAGATTTGACCCCGAAACTGTCACACAAATTATTAATGTTTGCTGTGCTTTGCATAATGCTTGCATTCATTTTAGGCTACCATTCATACCAAATGCTATAAGTATTACTTCAAATACAAATAACACACAAGCTGAtgtaatttcaaattcaaacctTAATGACAATTTATCAAGAATTGcccaaaatataagaaataatattaaaaattcattataa
- the LOC129939964 gene encoding uncharacterized protein LOC129939964 isoform X2: MEKQNIEKQNMSINKKQIEILTNFMSVHFDLARGILKTAQGRKDSNMLWGKVTESLNTEGPPQKDLKDWKKVKNKLRSNKLHLKGTGGGPYIQKTIDDLEEKIIECAGLEAAVDGVPTAKSFGVGQNNSDRNIKTKSPDIWEDIVLDYANENNIDEEELYVEDVDNSTKKRTYRHKKEKENEKENLMKQYVTATVTINTKLDKIHETLCSTLKVEKRRLDLEEKQYKLKKRKFEMYEKNQHQKLRLQEAMLTTKIEENRIRLQEVETRKF; encoded by the exons ATggagaaacaaaatattgaaaaacaaaatatgtccataaataaaaaacaaattgaaattttgacgaACTTCATGAGTGTTCACTTTGATTTAGCGAGGGGAATACTCAAAACTGCCCAAGGGAGGAAAGATAGCAATATGCTGTGGGGAAAAGTGACGGAATCCCTAAACACAGAGGGTCCTCCACAAAAAGATCTGAAAGATTGGAAAAAA GTGAAGAACAAATTAAGAAGTAATAAACTTCACTTAAAAGGCACGGGTGGAGGTCcatacattcaaaaaacaatcgACGACTTGGAGGAAAAAATTATAGAGTGCGCCGGTTTGGAAGCAGCAGTCGATGGAGTCCCTACAGCAAAATCCTTTGGAGTTGGACAAAACAACTCAGACAGaaacataaaaactaaaagCCCGGACATTTGGGAAGATATAGTGTTAGACTATGCAAACGAAAATAATATTGATGAAGAAGAATTATATGTGGAAGATGTAG acaACTCAACTAAAAAGAGAACTTATcgtcataaaaaagaaaaagaaaatgaaaaagaaaatttaatgaaacaatATGTGACTGCAACAGTCACAATCAATACGAAATTGGACAAAATTCATGAAACGCTTTGCAGCACtttaaaagtcgaaaaaagaaGACTtgatttagaagaaaaacaatataaactaaaaaaaagaaagtttgaGATGTATGAAAAGAACCAACATCAAAAATTGCGGCTACAGGAAGCAATGTTGACCACCAAGATAGAGGAAAATCGTATAAGACTTCAAGAGGTGGAAACAcgaaagttttaa
- the LOC129939964 gene encoding uncharacterized protein LOC129939964 isoform X1, giving the protein MEKQNIEKQNMSINKKQIEILTNFMSVHFDLARGILKTAQGRKDSNMLWGKVTESLNTEGPPQKDLKDWKKTWSDLKYKVKNKLRSNKLHLKGTGGGPYIQKTIDDLEEKIIECAGLEAAVDGVPTAKSFGVGQNNSDRNIKTKSPDIWEDIVLDYANENNIDEEELYVEDVDNSTKKRTYRHKKEKENEKENLMKQYVTATVTINTKLDKIHETLCSTLKVEKRRLDLEEKQYKLKKRKFEMYEKNQHQKLRLQEAMLTTKIEENRIRLQEVETRKF; this is encoded by the exons ATggagaaacaaaatattgaaaaacaaaatatgtccataaataaaaaacaaattgaaattttgacgaACTTCATGAGTGTTCACTTTGATTTAGCGAGGGGAATACTCAAAACTGCCCAAGGGAGGAAAGATAGCAATATGCTGTGGGGAAAAGTGACGGAATCCCTAAACACAGAGGGTCCTCCACAAAAAGATCTGAAAGATTGGAAAAAA acctgGAGTGATCTTAAATACAAGGTGAAGAACAAATTAAGAAGTAATAAACTTCACTTAAAAGGCACGGGTGGAGGTCcatacattcaaaaaacaatcgACGACTTGGAGGAAAAAATTATAGAGTGCGCCGGTTTGGAAGCAGCAGTCGATGGAGTCCCTACAGCAAAATCCTTTGGAGTTGGACAAAACAACTCAGACAGaaacataaaaactaaaagCCCGGACATTTGGGAAGATATAGTGTTAGACTATGCAAACGAAAATAATATTGATGAAGAAGAATTATATGTGGAAGATGTAG acaACTCAACTAAAAAGAGAACTTATcgtcataaaaaagaaaaagaaaatgaaaaagaaaatttaatgaaacaatATGTGACTGCAACAGTCACAATCAATACGAAATTGGACAAAATTCATGAAACGCTTTGCAGCACtttaaaagtcgaaaaaagaaGACTtgatttagaagaaaaacaatataaactaaaaaaaagaaagtttgaGATGTATGAAAAGAACCAACATCAAAAATTGCGGCTACAGGAAGCAATGTTGACCACCAAGATAGAGGAAAATCGTATAAGACTTCAAGAGGTGGAAACAcgaaagttttaa